A genomic stretch from Lathyrus oleraceus cultivar Zhongwan6 chromosome 2, CAAS_Psat_ZW6_1.0, whole genome shotgun sequence includes:
- the LOC127122031 gene encoding uncharacterized protein LOC127122031 has protein sequence MDKPSSSSPKKKKTRGVTALLRFIAKLPDGEKYQIDFDPDTFQPIGQYAAKFKSYLSFIARSKVSINEKQWKKISDKLKDVIWDDITCKFTCPTDKEFRKHWFVYMGERLKQFKTLLSNVYIFGKGDKHGNTTPFEKYKFIKEEDWDLFVQNRQKEDFQEKRLKGKTHA, from the exons ATGGATAAACCATCTAGCTCTTCACCAAAAAAAAAGAAGACTAGAGGTGTCACAGCATTGCTACGTTTCATTGCCAAACTTCCTGATGGTGAAAAATACCAAATTGATTTTGATCCTGATACCTTCCAACCCATTGGTCAGTATGCTGCAAAGTTTAAAAGTTATTTGTCATTCATTGCACGTAGCAAGGTTAGTATAAATGAAAAGCAATGGAAAAAGATAAGCGATAAGTTGAAGGACGTGATATGGGACGATATCACG TGTAAGTTCACTTGCCCCACTGATAAAGAATTTAGGAAGCATTGGTTTGTTTATATGGGGGAACGATTGAAGCAATTTAAGACATTGCTCTCAAATGTCTATATATTTGGGAAAGGAGATAAGCATGGAAATACAACTCCATTTGAAAAGTATAAATTTATCAAAGAAGAAGATTGGGATTTGTTTGTCCAGAATCGACAAAAAGAAGATTTTCAA GAGAAAAGGCTAAAAGGAAAGACACATGCATAA
- the LOC127121140 gene encoding uncharacterized protein LOC127121140, which translates to MEERRKKVIEEAKGDESLMVDPPELKRYEAWLMARQKPSGNFTSEATNLVASKIGELVEKNTQGTIVFEGRDDILTVALGINEHPGRIRTAPRGVGFKKFYGKSSRSTLGGVSQDDLLAHLQALEQKMNIDFQHKLQKHLQQQRTELQQQMQNEMQEERAQIQQGMKLLQQMQLELRSERPKEMFIKEGHQQDNGWACGYYVMKNMFDIIDACIVERFNEIFTDTSSYEKESIDHIRQLWAQFFLQKVEEQENQEKKDLMTKQKRLKKTYI; encoded by the exons ATGGAAGAGAGGAGGAAAAAAGTGATTGAAGAGGCCAAAGGTGATGAAAGTTTGATGGTTGACCCTCCCGAACTAAAGCGATATGAGGCATGGTTGATGGCTCGACAGAAGCCATCGGGAAATTTTACATCTGAGGCAACAAACTTAGTAGCATCTAAGATT GGAGAGTTAGTGGAAAAAAATACACAAGGTACTATTGTCTTTGAAGGGCGTGACGATATCTTGACTGTTGCCCTTGGAATAAATGAACACCCTGGTCGGATCCGCACTGCTCCTAGGGGTGTGGGCTTTAAGAAATTCTATGGAAAAAGTTCACGCTCCACCTTAGGAGGTGTCTCTCAAGATGACCTTCTAGCCCACCTTCAAGCCTTGGAGCAAAAAATGAATATAGATTTCCAACATAAATTACAAAAACatctccaacaacaaagaacAGAGCTCCAACAACAAATGCAAAACGAGATGCAAGAGGAGAGAGCTCAAATCCAACAAGGAATGAAACTCCTACAACAGATGCAATTGGAGCTCCGCTCCGAGAGGCCTAAAGAGATGTTTATAAAAGAG GGGCATCAACAAGATAACGGATGGGCATGTGGATATTATGTCAtgaaaaatatgtttgacattATTGATGCTTGTATTGTTGAAAGATTCAATGAG ATATTCACAGACACCTCATCATATGAAAAAGAGTCAATTGATCACATCCGACAACTTTGGGCTCAATTCTTTTTGCAAAAGGTTGAAGAGCAAGAGAACCAGGAAAAGAAAGATTTAATGACAAAACAGAAGCGATTAAAAAAAActtatatatag